The following proteins are encoded in a genomic region of Ornithinibacillus sp. 4-3:
- a CDS encoding prolyl oligopeptidase family serine peptidase has protein sequence MVNEQQLEAFLSVKSAYQTKVMPKSNTITFLSNETGMSQIWRLNEEGEAVRYGELHDVVRNYYHSPNGDCTIAEVDTDGNEKNQLYLIEENGNKITPLVVEPKYFHEFGGWSPDGQKISFSSNRRHPGFFDVFIMDLATGEINTVFENDGNCTPLSWLSDGEHILLEFPTTNIDSEIYKLNIASGDLVRIGVENKDARYKSLALKPGHEEGFVLTDIDAETMYVAYFSMDKPNELIKVTHDVKWDMEELKLSPNGEKFLYTLNEAGFSRLILCDTVSSEVKEIPGLLRGVVSSLAWVSDDEFVFAMKSPKCPGDIWKYNLNSEQLKRITFFSENPEIEHLWVDPETRIFTSFDGRGIPYLYYGKVEGSNKPAVIYVHGGPENQTKGEYYGGIQYLVSQGFAVVTPNIRGSNGYGRTYIKLDDRRKRMDAVRDLAALNKHLAEAHQVDPKRIGIYGISYGGYMTLSSITHFPELWKVAVDLVGMSNLRTFLEKTGPWRRKLRSSEYGTLEEDTTYFDEIAPLNLAENVQTPLLVFHGQNDSRVPINESEQMVNKLKELGKEVEYIVFPNEGHVTHKVENKVREYSELVKFMIHHLTK, from the coding sequence ATGGTAAACGAACAACAGCTTGAAGCTTTTTTATCGGTAAAATCAGCTTATCAGACGAAAGTTATGCCAAAGAGTAATACGATTACATTTTTATCTAATGAAACAGGAATGTCGCAAATTTGGAGATTAAATGAAGAAGGAGAAGCAGTTCGTTATGGAGAGCTACATGATGTTGTAAGAAATTATTATCATTCTCCTAACGGTGATTGTACAATAGCAGAGGTCGATACAGATGGTAATGAAAAAAATCAGCTGTATTTAATAGAAGAAAATGGAAATAAAATAACTCCGCTAGTTGTTGAACCCAAATATTTCCATGAGTTTGGTGGCTGGTCACCAGATGGGCAGAAAATTAGCTTTTCAAGCAATCGTCGACATCCAGGTTTTTTTGATGTTTTTATTATGGATTTAGCAACAGGTGAAATAAATACGGTTTTTGAAAATGATGGCAATTGTACACCATTATCTTGGTTATCTGATGGTGAACATATCTTATTAGAATTTCCAACAACCAATATTGATAGTGAAATTTATAAATTAAACATTGCTTCAGGTGATTTAGTTCGTATAGGTGTGGAAAATAAAGATGCTCGTTATAAATCATTAGCATTAAAACCAGGCCATGAGGAAGGCTTTGTGTTAACAGATATAGATGCAGAGACAATGTATGTTGCGTATTTTAGCATGGATAAACCAAATGAACTAATCAAGGTTACTCATGATGTAAAATGGGATATGGAAGAATTGAAACTCTCACCGAATGGTGAAAAATTTTTATACACTTTAAATGAAGCAGGATTTTCTCGATTAATTTTATGTGATACAGTCTCAAGCGAGGTGAAAGAAATTCCAGGATTACTTCGCGGTGTAGTGAGTTCACTTGCTTGGGTTTCAGATGATGAATTTGTGTTTGCGATGAAATCTCCAAAGTGTCCAGGAGATATTTGGAAGTACAATTTAAATAGTGAACAATTAAAGCGAATTACTTTCTTTAGCGAAAATCCAGAGATTGAACATTTATGGGTAGATCCGGAAACACGTATTTTCACATCGTTTGATGGTAGAGGAATTCCTTATTTATATTATGGGAAGGTAGAAGGCTCCAATAAACCTGCTGTTATTTATGTGCATGGTGGACCAGAAAATCAAACAAAGGGAGAATATTATGGTGGTATTCAATATTTAGTATCCCAAGGATTTGCTGTAGTTACTCCAAACATTCGAGGAAGTAATGGTTATGGTCGAACATATATTAAATTAGATGATCGTCGTAAACGAATGGACGCTGTTCGTGATTTAGCTGCATTAAATAAACATTTAGCTGAAGCTCATCAGGTAGATCCAAAACGTATTGGTATTTATGGAATTAGCTATGGAGGCTATATGACGCTTTCTTCTATTACTCATTTCCCAGAGCTATGGAAAGTGGCTGTGGATTTAGTAGGAATGTCTAATTTGCGTACGTTTTTAGAAAAAACAGGACCATGGCGTAGAAAGCTACGTTCAAGTGAATATGGAACATTAGAGGAAGATACTACGTATTTTGATGAAATCGCTCCATTGAACCTGGCAGAAAATGTACAAACACCATTACTTGTTTTCCATGGACAAAATGATTCTAGAGTGCCAATTAATGAATCAGAGCAAATGGTAAACAAACTAAAAGAATTAGGAAAAGAAGTAGAATATATTGTCTTCCCAAATGAAGGACATGTTACACATAAGGTAGAAAATAAAGTACGTGAATATAGTGAGCTTGTTAAGTTTATGATTCATCATTTGACTAAATAA
- a CDS encoding CHY zinc finger protein: MGNYKPIVKGLVIDQETRCEHYHLDEDRIAIKFFCCQEYFPCYECHEQAGCGEPEVWPKSKFQEKAILCGACGEELTITAYLQADSSCPACYASFNPKCERHYHLYFETS, translated from the coding sequence ATGGGTAATTATAAACCAATCGTTAAAGGATTAGTAATTGATCAGGAAACGAGATGTGAACATTATCATTTAGATGAGGATCGTATCGCTATTAAGTTTTTCTGCTGTCAGGAATATTTTCCTTGCTATGAGTGCCATGAACAAGCGGGTTGCGGAGAGCCGGAAGTTTGGCCAAAATCAAAGTTTCAAGAAAAAGCAATTTTATGCGGGGCTTGTGGTGAAGAGTTAACAATTACAGCTTATTTACAGGCTGATAGCTCATGTCCAGCTTGTTATGCTTCATTTAATCCTAAATGCGAACGACATTATCATCTTTATTTTGAAACAAGCTAG